Proteins encoded together in one Polaribacter reichenbachii window:
- a CDS encoding UDP-2,3-diacylglucosamine diphosphatase, giving the protein MIEINTTKNKKVYFASDQHLGAPTPEKSFPREKKFVAWLNLIKDDAEAIFLVGDLFDFWFEYETVVPKGFVRVLGKLAEIRDSGIPIYFFVGNHDLWMNDYFEKELNIPVYHKPQVFLINNKKVFIGHGDGLGPDDKGFKRMKKVFTFPLFKWMFKWFHPDLGVKLGQFMSVKNKMISGDEDSKFLGEDKEWLVQYCKRKLESNHYDYFVFGHRHLPLEIQLNENSKYINLGDWINYFTYAEFSTDFKLLKYQQ; this is encoded by the coding sequence ATGATTGAAATTAACACTACCAAAAATAAGAAAGTCTATTTTGCTTCTGACCAACATTTAGGTGCACCTACTCCTGAAAAAAGTTTTCCTCGCGAAAAGAAATTTGTAGCTTGGTTAAACTTGATAAAAGATGATGCAGAAGCCATTTTTTTAGTTGGTGATTTGTTCGATTTTTGGTTCGAATACGAAACTGTAGTTCCTAAAGGATTTGTTAGAGTTTTAGGAAAATTAGCAGAAATTAGAGATTCTGGAATACCAATTTATTTTTTTGTAGGTAATCACGATCTTTGGATGAATGACTATTTTGAAAAAGAACTAAACATACCTGTTTATCATAAACCACAAGTTTTTTTAATTAACAATAAAAAGGTTTTTATTGGTCATGGAGATGGTTTAGGGCCAGATGATAAAGGTTTTAAGCGTATGAAAAAAGTGTTTACGTTTCCTTTATTTAAATGGATGTTTAAATGGTTTCATCCAGATTTGGGTGTAAAATTAGGTCAATTTATGTCTGTTAAAAACAAAATGATTTCTGGCGATGAAGACTCTAAATTTTTAGGTGAAGATAAAGAATGGTTGGTACAATATTGCAAACGCAAATTAGAAAGCAATCATTACGATTATTTTGTGTTTGGCCACAGACATTTACCTTTAGAAATTCAACTAAATGAAAATAGTAAATACATTAATCTTGGAGATTGGATTAACTATTTTACTTATGCCGAATTCAGTACCGATTTTAAATTATTAAAATATCAACAATAA
- a CDS encoding S41 family peptidase: protein MNKNNLPIYFAIAVVLGILIGVFFGGNSSNLLSLSKNQSQEQKIKKLINFIEQDYVDDVNTDDLLDGAITQMLGKLDPHSIYIPKENQQANIENMQGNFVGIGVQFRMIKDSITVVQPIKGGPSIKAGIKAGDRILMANNDTLYGKKFKTGIVPKYLKGKPETKVALQIYRKSNDSLFTVDITRGKVNIKSVDLAYMLNDSIGYIKLDRFARNTYREFKSSLNSLIDDGMTDLVLDLRGNGGGFIDIANRIIDEFLEDDKLMVFTKNNKEQIEEFFATSIGSFEEGGLYVLIDENSASASEIVAGALQDNDKGTIIGRRSFGKGLVQIEMDLGDGSAVRLTTARYYTPTGRSIQKPYAKNGDKNYRKDYQNRIANGELLSKDSIKVIDSLQFKTPKGKIVYGGGGIIPDVFVAIDTTSYMSNFYYNTVNNFAFDYVDNNRTLLSKWTIDTFVDKFDIDDTVFDAYLSKIKDRANPSFKTKKSLKKYLNASIANVLFGDVGFYRIIHKDDKMLQKVLELESKEE from the coding sequence ATGAATAAAAATAATTTACCTATATATTTTGCAATTGCTGTGGTTTTAGGCATTTTAATTGGCGTGTTTTTCGGAGGAAATTCTAGCAATTTATTGTCGCTTTCTAAAAACCAATCGCAAGAACAGAAAATTAAAAAGCTTATTAATTTTATTGAACAAGATTATGTAGATGATGTAAATACAGACGATCTTTTAGATGGTGCAATTACACAAATGTTGGGTAAATTAGATCCGCATTCTATATACATACCAAAAGAGAATCAGCAAGCGAACATAGAAAATATGCAAGGTAATTTTGTTGGTATTGGAGTTCAATTTAGAATGATAAAAGACTCAATAACTGTAGTACAACCAATTAAAGGAGGCCCAAGCATAAAAGCGGGTATAAAAGCTGGAGACAGAATTTTAATGGCAAATAACGATACTTTATATGGCAAAAAGTTTAAAACTGGTATTGTACCAAAATACTTAAAAGGAAAACCAGAAACCAAAGTAGCTCTTCAGATTTATAGAAAAAGTAACGATTCGTTATTTACAGTAGATATTACTCGCGGAAAAGTAAACATTAAAAGCGTAGATTTAGCTTATATGCTTAACGATTCTATTGGCTATATAAAACTAGATCGTTTTGCTAGAAATACATACAGAGAATTTAAATCATCACTTAATAGTTTAATTGATGATGGAATGACAGATCTTGTTTTAGATTTACGTGGAAATGGTGGTGGTTTTATAGACATTGCCAACAGAATTATAGATGAGTTTTTAGAAGATGATAAATTAATGGTCTTCACAAAAAATAACAAAGAACAAATTGAAGAGTTTTTTGCAACCTCTATTGGTTCTTTTGAAGAAGGTGGTTTGTATGTTTTAATTGATGAAAATTCAGCTTCTGCATCAGAAATTGTGGCTGGTGCTTTGCAAGACAATGATAAAGGAACAATTATAGGTCGTAGATCTTTTGGTAAAGGTTTAGTACAAATAGAAATGGATTTAGGAGATGGTTCTGCTGTGCGTTTAACAACTGCAAGATATTACACACCAACAGGGCGTTCTATACAAAAACCCTACGCTAAAAATGGAGATAAAAATTACAGAAAAGATTATCAGAATAGAATTGCAAACGGAGAATTATTAAGTAAAGACAGTATTAAAGTAATTGATTCTTTGCAATTTAAAACACCAAAAGGTAAAATAGTTTATGGTGGTGGAGGTATAATTCCTGATGTTTTTGTAGCCATAGACACTACTTCTTACATGTCTAATTTCTATTATAACACTGTAAATAATTTTGCTTTCGATTATGTTGATAATAACAGAACTTTATTATCAAAATGGACAATAGATACTTTTGTTGATAAATTTGATATAGATGATACTGTTTTTGATGCTTATTTATCAAAAATAAAAGACAGAGCAAATCCGTCTTTTAAAACCAAAAAAAGCTTAAAAAAATATTTAAACGCTTCTATTGCAAATGTACTTTTTGGTGATGTTGGTTTTTATAGAATTATTCATAAAGACGATAAAATGCTGCAAAAAGTTTTGGAGTTGGAAAGTAAAGAGGAATAG
- a CDS encoding deoxycytidylate deaminase, which yields MNEKKQLKYDMAYLKMAREWGKLSHCKRKQVGALIVKERMIISDGFNGTPTGFDNCCEDEEGKTKWEVLHAEANAILKVASSTQSAKDATLYITLSPCTDCSKLIHQAGIKRVVYANAYKDPAGLKFLEKAGVEIKYLPYE from the coding sequence ATGAATGAAAAGAAGCAACTAAAGTACGATATGGCCTATTTAAAGATGGCTCGTGAATGGGGAAAACTCTCTCATTGTAAAAGAAAACAAGTTGGTGCTTTAATTGTAAAAGAAAGAATGATTATTTCTGACGGTTTTAACGGAACCCCAACTGGTTTCGATAATTGCTGCGAAGATGAAGAAGGAAAAACGAAATGGGAAGTTTTACACGCAGAAGCAAATGCTATTTTAAAAGTGGCATCCTCTACACAATCTGCAAAAGATGCTACTTTATATATTACTTTATCTCCTTGTACAGATTGCAGCAAATTAATACATCAAGCAGGAATTAAACGTGTTGTTTATGCAAATGCATACAAAGACCCAGCAGGATTAAAATTTTTAGAAAAAGCTGGTGTAGAAATTAAGTACTTACCTTATGAATAA
- a CDS encoding HupE/UreJ family protein: MEDFILYFKMGLNHVLDFSAYDHIIFLIVLAVVFTYYEIKKVIGLVTLFTLGHSVTLALSAYKILNISIELIEFLIPLTIFITGFVNIITSKNSSSKKNNINLIFALFFGLIHGLGFSNYFRMMIGQEENKLMPLVEFALGIEVAQIIIVLGILILGTIFQNAFKVEKRDWVLVCSSIVIGFAIQMMADRVFW; the protein is encoded by the coding sequence ATGGAAGATTTTATTCTTTACTTTAAAATGGGTTTAAATCACGTTTTAGACTTCTCTGCTTACGATCATATTATCTTTTTAATTGTTTTAGCTGTTGTTTTTACTTATTATGAAATAAAAAAAGTAATTGGGTTAGTTACCTTATTTACCCTTGGTCATTCAGTTACATTAGCCTTATCTGCCTATAAAATTTTAAACATCAGCATAGAATTAATAGAATTTTTAATTCCGTTAACCATTTTTATTACTGGTTTTGTAAATATTATAACTTCCAAGAATTCATCCTCTAAAAAAAATAATATAAATTTAATTTTTGCCCTATTTTTCGGATTAATTCACGGTTTAGGCTTTTCTAATTATTTTAGAATGATGATTGGTCAAGAAGAAAATAAACTTATGCCTTTAGTAGAATTTGCACTCGGAATTGAAGTTGCACAAATAATAATAGTTTTAGGTATTTTAATTTTAGGAACAATATTTCAAAATGCTTTTAAAGTAGAAAAAAGAGATTGGGTTTTGGTCTGTTCATCAATTGTAATTGGTTTTGCAATACAAATGATGGCTGACAGAGTGTTTTGGTAA
- a CDS encoding type I phosphomannose isomerase catalytic subunit, producing the protein MKLYPLKFAPIYKYRIWGGEKLKTELNKNYSEENIGESWEISDVSGDETVVAGGDLEGKSLRDLTNEFKGDFVGNAVYEKFGEEFPLLIKFIDAKTPLSIQVHPNNEVAKERHNSFGKNEMWYVMQADKDAELIVGFDEKIDAEGYKTHLANNTILEVMHHEIVNKGDTFYIPTGRVHAIGAGVLLAEIQQTSNITYRIYDYDRVDAKTGEKRELHSDMAMDVLDYEVHSNYKTEYDLEKNVSNKLVYSPYFRTNILDINTTIDKDYSEIDSFVIYMCVEGSVDLISKGKTYTINTGETLLLPAAIKTIQLKAANAKVLEVYY; encoded by the coding sequence ATGAAATTATATCCTTTAAAATTTGCGCCAATCTACAAGTACAGAATTTGGGGTGGAGAAAAATTAAAAACGGAATTAAATAAAAATTATTCTGAAGAGAATATTGGAGAATCTTGGGAAATTTCTGATGTTTCTGGTGACGAAACTGTAGTTGCAGGAGGAGATTTAGAAGGTAAATCTTTAAGAGATTTAACCAATGAGTTTAAAGGTGATTTTGTTGGGAATGCAGTTTATGAAAAATTCGGAGAAGAATTCCCATTATTAATAAAGTTTATTGATGCTAAAACACCTTTATCAATTCAAGTGCATCCTAATAACGAAGTTGCTAAAGAGCGTCATAATTCTTTTGGGAAAAATGAAATGTGGTATGTAATGCAAGCTGATAAAGATGCTGAGTTAATTGTTGGTTTTGATGAAAAAATAGATGCAGAAGGTTACAAAACACATTTGGCAAATAACACGATTTTAGAAGTAATGCATCACGAAATTGTTAATAAAGGTGATACTTTTTATATACCAACTGGTCGTGTGCACGCAATTGGGGCAGGAGTTTTGTTAGCTGAAATTCAGCAGACATCTAATATTACCTATCGTATTTATGATTATGATAGAGTAGATGCTAAAACTGGAGAAAAAAGAGAATTACATAGTGATATGGCTATGGATGTTTTAGATTATGAGGTACACAGTAATTATAAAACTGAATATGATTTAGAAAAGAATGTTTCTAATAAATTAGTTTATTCACCTTACTTTAGAACAAACATTTTAGATATTAATACTACAATTGATAAGGATTACTCAGAAATAGATTCTTTTGTAATTTATATGTGTGTAGAAGGTTCTGTTGATTTAATTTCTAAAGGAAAAACTTATACTATTAATACTGGAGAAACATTATTATTGCCAGCTGCTATAAAAACGATTCAGTTAAAAGCAGCAAATGCAAAGGTTTTAGAAGTATATTATTAA
- a CDS encoding NifU family protein translates to MTAQETQNNVEKALDEIRPFLISDGGNIKLLSIEDAIVKVQLEGACTGCSVNQMTLKNGVEATIKKYAPEIQEVINVA, encoded by the coding sequence ATGACAGCACAAGAAACACAAAATAATGTAGAAAAAGCGTTAGACGAAATTCGTCCGTTTTTAATAAGCGATGGTGGTAATATTAAATTACTTTCTATAGAAGATGCCATTGTAAAAGTACAATTAGAAGGCGCTTGTACAGGTTGCTCTGTAAATCAAATGACCTTAAAAAATGGTGTAGAAGCTACTATTAAAAAGTACGCTCCAGAAATACAAGAAGTAATTAACGTTGCTTAA
- a CDS encoding Mrp/NBP35 family ATP-binding protein — MSFKKQDIYNALETITAPGEGKSLIENNNVKNVVIFGDEVNVDVTISNPTLQAKKKIETEITKAIKTNVDEKIEVKINLKVEKATPKEDPNLIRGKEIPNIKNIIAIASGKGGVGKSTVTSNLAVSLAKMGFSVGVLDADVYGPSQHIMFDVEKEKPLSVNVDGRSKMKPIENYGVKLLSLGFFTNPDQAVIWRGPMASKALKQLIFDAAWGELDFLLIDLPPGTGDVHLSIVQALPINGAVVVSTPQNIALADAKKGVAMFQQDSIKVPVLGIIENMAYFTPEELPNNKYYIFGKDGAKNLAEDINTTFLGEIPLVQSIREAGDVGHPVALQKDTVLEKSFSNITKEMVSQLLKRNANLPPTEVVRITTMSGCSSVKK, encoded by the coding sequence ATGAGTTTTAAAAAACAAGATATATACAACGCATTAGAAACAATTACAGCTCCTGGAGAGGGTAAAAGTTTAATAGAAAACAACAACGTAAAAAATGTTGTTATTTTTGGTGATGAAGTAAATGTTGATGTTACCATCAGTAACCCAACTTTACAAGCAAAAAAGAAAATTGAAACCGAAATTACCAAAGCCATTAAAACTAATGTTGATGAAAAAATTGAGGTAAAAATCAATTTAAAGGTAGAAAAAGCTACACCAAAAGAAGACCCGAATTTAATTCGTGGTAAAGAAATACCAAATATTAAAAACATTATAGCAATTGCTTCTGGTAAAGGAGGTGTTGGTAAATCTACAGTAACTTCTAACTTAGCAGTTTCTTTAGCTAAAATGGGCTTTAGTGTAGGTGTTTTAGATGCAGATGTTTACGGTCCATCACAACACATTATGTTTGATGTGGAAAAAGAAAAACCTCTTTCTGTAAATGTAGATGGGCGTTCTAAAATGAAACCAATCGAAAATTACGGAGTAAAATTATTGTCTTTAGGTTTCTTTACAAATCCAGATCAGGCTGTAATTTGGCGAGGACCAATGGCATCTAAAGCATTAAAACAATTAATTTTTGATGCAGCTTGGGGCGAGTTAGATTTTCTTTTAATCGATTTACCTCCAGGTACAGGAGATGTACATTTATCAATAGTACAAGCCTTACCAATAAACGGGGCAGTTGTAGTTTCTACACCACAAAATATTGCTTTGGCAGATGCTAAAAAAGGAGTTGCTATGTTTCAACAAGACAGCATTAAAGTACCTGTGTTAGGAATCATTGAAAATATGGCTTATTTTACACCAGAAGAATTACCTAACAATAAATATTATATCTTTGGTAAAGATGGTGCAAAAAATCTTGCAGAAGATATAAACACAACTTTTTTAGGCGAAATTCCGTTAGTACAAAGTATTCGTGAAGCTGGAGATGTTGGGCATCCAGTAGCTTTACAAAAAGATACTGTTTTAGAAAAATCATTTAGCAATATTACTAAAGAAATGGTATCTCAATTATTAAAAAGAAATGCAAATTTACCACCAACAGAAGTAGTAAGAATTACAACAATGAGTGGTTGTAGTTCAGTTAAAAAATAA
- a CDS encoding MGMT family protein, whose protein sequence is MTKKSDNFFEKVYTVVRQIPFGKVTSYGAIATYLGAAKSARMVGWAMNKAHNLEDVPAHRVVNKKGLLTGKHHFDGTNLMQQLLENEGIVVIDNQIQDLEKVSWNPMDEL, encoded by the coding sequence ATGACAAAGAAATCAGATAATTTTTTTGAAAAAGTATACACAGTTGTTCGTCAAATTCCTTTTGGTAAAGTAACCAGTTATGGAGCAATTGCTACTTATTTAGGGGCAGCAAAATCTGCAAGAATGGTAGGTTGGGCTATGAATAAAGCCCATAATTTAGAAGATGTTCCTGCACACAGAGTTGTAAATAAAAAAGGATTATTAACTGGCAAACATCATTTTGATGGCACAAATTTAATGCAACAATTATTAGAAAACGAAGGCATTGTTGTTATTGATAATCAAATTCAAGATTTAGAAAAAGTTTCTTGGAATCCTATGGATGAACTTTAA
- a CDS encoding M28 family peptidase: protein MFKKLSYFLCIAIVFISCTSNDPKPLNTSNYTDVINEEFTGDLAYEITSFVEKYWRVVGNSGFNESIYKVEEALVKAGYILEENATENDVLTYRIEKRPLKKPTWESVNAIVEFEGSKEEPLLSHATNRNMIALNSYSTPKEGFSAEVIHIKDFKNIANIDVKGKIVFAETSPYRIYKAAIVNGKAAGIMTYNNPDYLQPEKNVTSIQFRSIPHDSVNKPWAIAMSFAAKERLKKALEKGKVSLNVKVETKIYPSEELTIVADIKGNEKPKERLVFSAHVQEPGANDNATGVGVALEMASLTAKFIQQKQYQPKRSLTFLWGDEIVSTRRYVQEDSIRAKDIKWGISLDMVGEDTKKTGGTFLIEKMPDPSAIWTRGNDKHTEWGGSKMKLDQMKPHYLNDFLIDKFKAQGKRANWVVSTNPFEGGSDHVPFLRENIPSVLFWHFTDQFYHTDNDRIDKVSKTTLKNVGTTALIAAYTLLNADENTAKSILSNLEKAAVSRLNEELKQSKLAINKGDSLTTQIKIINAWKDWYQKSFTTTLDLVNDDNLINQEIESSKQLIDSISKDIIHKLQQKNEL, encoded by the coding sequence ATGTTCAAAAAATTAAGTTACTTTTTATGCATTGCAATAGTATTTATCAGCTGTACAAGTAATGATCCAAAACCATTAAACACATCAAATTATACTGATGTAATCAACGAAGAATTTACTGGAGATTTAGCTTATGAAATCACTTCTTTTGTTGAAAAATATTGGAGAGTTGTTGGTAATTCTGGCTTCAATGAAAGTATTTATAAAGTTGAAGAAGCACTTGTAAAAGCGGGCTATATTTTAGAAGAAAATGCCACAGAAAATGATGTTTTAACCTATAGAATTGAAAAACGACCGCTTAAAAAACCTACTTGGGAATCTGTTAATGCAATTGTTGAATTTGAAGGCAGTAAAGAAGAGCCTCTTTTATCTCATGCTACAAACAGAAATATGATTGCTTTAAATTCTTACAGCACACCAAAAGAAGGATTTTCTGCTGAAGTAATCCATATAAAAGACTTTAAAAACATAGCTAATATCGATGTAAAAGGGAAAATTGTTTTTGCAGAAACGAGTCCTTATCGAATTTATAAAGCTGCAATTGTAAACGGAAAAGCTGCAGGAATTATGACTTATAATAATCCTGATTATTTACAACCAGAAAAAAATGTAACCTCTATTCAGTTTCGTTCAATTCCTCACGATTCTGTTAACAAACCTTGGGCAATTGCAATGTCTTTTGCAGCAAAAGAACGTTTAAAAAAGGCCTTAGAAAAAGGAAAAGTTAGCTTAAACGTTAAGGTTGAAACCAAAATTTATCCTTCTGAAGAATTAACAATTGTTGCAGATATTAAAGGAAATGAAAAACCAAAAGAACGTTTAGTTTTTAGTGCTCACGTACAAGAACCTGGCGCAAATGATAATGCTACAGGAGTTGGTGTTGCTCTAGAAATGGCATCGTTAACTGCAAAATTTATCCAACAAAAACAATACCAACCTAAAAGATCATTAACATTTTTATGGGGAGATGAAATTGTGTCTACTAGAAGATACGTACAAGAAGATTCTATTAGAGCCAAAGATATTAAATGGGGAATTTCTTTAGATATGGTTGGTGAAGACACTAAAAAAACTGGAGGTACTTTCTTGATTGAAAAAATGCCAGATCCCAGTGCAATTTGGACACGTGGAAATGACAAACACACAGAATGGGGTGGTTCTAAAATGAAATTAGATCAAATGAAACCTCATTATTTAAACGATTTTTTAATTGATAAATTCAAAGCGCAAGGCAAAAGAGCCAATTGGGTTGTTAGCACAAATCCGTTTGAAGGTGGTAGTGATCACGTTCCTTTTTTAAGAGAAAATATACCAAGTGTTTTGTTTTGGCATTTTACAGATCAGTTTTATCATACAGATAATGACAGAATAGACAAAGTATCTAAAACAACCCTAAAAAATGTAGGTACAACTGCTTTAATTGCTGCATACACTTTATTAAATGCTGATGAAAATACTGCAAAATCCATTTTATCTAACCTTGAAAAAGCAGCTGTAAGTCGTTTAAACGAAGAATTAAAACAAAGTAAATTAGCCATTAATAAAGGTGACTCTTTAACAACACAAATAAAAATTATTAATGCTTGGAAAGATTGGTATCAAAAATCATTTACAACTACTTTAGATTTGGTAAATGACGATAACTTAATCAACCAAGAAATTGAAAGCTCTAAACAATTAATTGATTCTATTTCTAAAGATATTATTCATAAACTTCAACAAAAAAACGAATTGTAA
- a CDS encoding uracil-DNA glycosylase family protein, protein MQNLLSEIKKCTICEPHLDLGANPVVTGHQNSKIVIIGQAPGTKVHKSGIPWDDASGKQLRKWLNVSDDDFYNVNKFAIVPMGFCYPGKGKSGDKPPKKECAPKWHQELFDKMPNIELIILIGMYAQNYYLKDKAKRTLTETVDNYPAYLPNYFTMPHPSPRNRFWFTKNPWFEKNVIPELQKRVAEILN, encoded by the coding sequence ATGCAAAACCTTTTATCAGAAATAAAAAAATGTACTATTTGTGAACCTCATTTAGATTTGGGTGCAAATCCTGTAGTTACTGGACATCAAAACTCAAAAATTGTAATTATTGGTCAAGCTCCAGGAACAAAAGTGCACAAATCTGGTATTCCTTGGGATGACGCAAGTGGAAAACAACTCAGAAAATGGCTCAATGTTTCTGATGACGATTTTTACAATGTAAATAAGTTTGCAATTGTGCCAATGGGTTTTTGTTATCCAGGAAAAGGAAAAAGTGGCGATAAACCACCCAAAAAAGAATGCGCTCCTAAATGGCATCAGGAATTATTTGATAAAATGCCCAATATAGAATTGATTATTTTAATAGGAATGTATGCGCAAAATTATTACCTAAAAGACAAAGCAAAAAGAACGCTTACAGAAACCGTAGACAACTATCCAGCATATTTACCCAATTATTTTACAATGCCTCATCCAAGTCCTAGAAACCGTTTTTGGTTTACAAAAAATCCGTGGTTTGAAAAAAATGTGATTCCTGAATTACAGAAAAGAGTTGCCGAAATTTTGAATTAA
- a CDS encoding HopJ type III effector protein encodes MTIQEFKKKLKENPNSILFADTIQVIEDNYNFTPTAFINGTIKNKAGENSGSCKLFTFATHQQLTKEDALACFGEHYQNVLEDENGTSHQNIRNFMKTGFSGLSFNGDALELK; translated from the coding sequence ATGACAATCCAAGAATTCAAAAAGAAATTAAAAGAAAATCCAAACTCAATTTTATTTGCAGATACCATACAAGTAATAGAAGACAATTATAATTTTACACCAACAGCTTTTATAAACGGAACAATCAAAAATAAAGCTGGAGAAAATTCTGGTTCTTGTAAATTATTTACTTTTGCAACACATCAGCAATTAACAAAAGAAGATGCTTTAGCTTGTTTTGGAGAACATTATCAAAATGTTCTAGAGGATGAAAATGGAACATCACACCAAAATATTAGAAACTTTATGAAAACTGGTTTTAGTGGTTTATCTTTTAATGGTGATGCTTTAGAATTAAAGTAA
- a CDS encoding aldo/keto reductase translates to MNYRKLGKTGLNISEISLGTWQVGGKWGSEFSFNNAEKIINSAIDNGINFIDTADVYSEGLSEKAVGKVIRTRSEEVFVATKCGRQLNPHINASYTTTSLRKFVEDSLSNLGLERIDLIQLHCPPTEVYSRPEIFGLFNDLTKEGKIRNYGVSVEKVEEALMAIEFEGVSTVQIIYNMFRQKPNELFFKEAKKKNVGIIARVPLASGLLTGKFNKTTTFEKNDHRFFNRNGEAFDKGETFSGIDYHLGLQATEELKKVFNRDKNLVHKALQWILSFNEISCVIPGASNTEQLLSNLNTLKANPISKQEIEQTKAIYDTFIKSEVHNLW, encoded by the coding sequence ATGAACTACAGAAAATTAGGTAAAACAGGTTTAAATATCTCAGAAATTAGTTTAGGTACTTGGCAAGTTGGAGGTAAATGGGGAAGTGAGTTTAGTTTTAATAATGCAGAAAAAATAATAAATTCTGCCATAGATAATGGAATTAATTTTATTGATACAGCAGATGTTTATAGCGAAGGTTTAAGCGAAAAAGCTGTTGGTAAAGTTATTCGCACTAGATCTGAAGAAGTTTTTGTAGCAACTAAATGTGGACGACAACTAAATCCTCATATCAATGCATCTTATACTACAACTTCTCTAAGAAAATTTGTTGAAGATAGTTTGTCTAATTTAGGTTTAGAAAGAATAGATTTAATACAATTACATTGTCCACCAACTGAAGTTTATAGTCGTCCAGAAATTTTTGGTTTGTTCAACGATTTAACCAAAGAAGGTAAAATTAGAAACTATGGTGTTAGTGTAGAAAAAGTAGAAGAAGCTTTAATGGCAATAGAATTTGAAGGTGTAAGTACAGTTCAAATTATTTATAATATGTTTCGTCAAAAACCAAATGAATTATTTTTTAAAGAAGCAAAAAAGAAGAATGTTGGTATTATTGCTAGAGTTCCTTTAGCAAGTGGTTTGTTAACCGGAAAATTTAATAAAACAACAACTTTCGAAAAAAATGATCATCGATTTTTTAACAGAAATGGTGAAGCTTTTGACAAAGGAGAAACTTTTTCTGGAATAGATTATCATCTAGGTTTACAAGCTACAGAAGAATTAAAAAAAGTTTTTAATAGAGATAAAAACCTTGTTCATAAAGCTTTACAATGGATTTTATCTTTTAATGAAATTAGCTGTGTAATTCCTGGAGCTTCAAATACAGAACAATTATTATCTAACTTAAATACATTAAAAGCAAATCCAATTTCTAAACAAGAAATAGAACAAACAAAAGCAATATACGATACGTTTATTAAATCTGAAGTGCATAATTTATGGTAA
- a CDS encoding RNA polymerase sigma factor has protein sequence MTKIDFKLNVFSLSERLYPMVARLLGDSNTEDAIQEIMIKLWQKRKKLENHPNINGFVILTARNYCIDLLRKKALVLEDSSSELKVLKSTINAEDIEWKELNNIIFKILEQLPQQQKEVFLMRDVDGYEFTEIAAALSIKIEHVRVLLSRARKQIGVALEKKYDYERGTY, from the coding sequence ATGACCAAAATAGATTTTAAGCTTAATGTATTTTCATTATCAGAACGATTGTATCCTATGGTTGCACGTTTGCTTGGCGATTCTAATACTGAAGATGCTATTCAAGAAATAATGATAAAATTATGGCAAAAACGTAAAAAGCTTGAAAATCATCCGAATATAAATGGTTTTGTAATCTTAACTGCTCGTAATTATTGTATTGATTTACTTAGAAAAAAAGCATTGGTTTTAGAAGATTCATCATCAGAATTAAAGGTTTTAAAATCTACAATTAATGCAGAAGATATCGAATGGAAAGAGTTAAATAACATCATTTTTAAAATTTTAGAGCAGTTGCCTCAACAACAAAAAGAGGTTTTTTTAATGAGAGATGTAGATGGTTATGAATTTACTGAAATAGCAGCAGCTTTATCAATTAAAATAGAACATGTAAGAGTTTTACTCTCTAGAGCAAGAAAACAAATTGGTGTAGCATTAGAAAAAAAATACGATTATGAACGAGGAACATATTAA